Proteins encoded together in one Clostridium felsineum DSM 794 window:
- a CDS encoding Ger(x)C family spore germination protein has product MKKALLILIIIMNFTLVGCWDSTETEKLGVVTLIGFQLTQNNNIKVTLQEVISKNQSSGNSSSSTNGSPPFHVYCGEGSTIYDVLQKISASEYQKIYFAHTKAIIVDETLARKRGIADIVDFYQRTTELRPRTWLLISKSGELDKIITTDITSMDTGSLMEEIVNNRNQNSYMAINNMKDFMFQLNDSQDAAYTSGISMMSEGKSNKFVLKDAAIFKNYKLIDWFNTKETRGLSLGTNNIKGGYISVPFNSGMLSLSILKTKLKVHPVINKNKIQMDLHLDVLSNISESSTKSSFIDENTIKKIQMAENTYIKNEILSSIETSQSINADVFNFGNYINEYYPRVWEKIEKDWYSFYPKLKINVSVDSKIQNIGKSYKSLYK; this is encoded by the coding sequence ATGAAAAAGGCACTGCTTATCTTAATAATAATTATGAATTTTACCTTAGTAGGCTGCTGGGATTCAACAGAAACAGAAAAATTAGGAGTGGTTACACTAATTGGATTTCAATTAACCCAAAATAATAATATTAAAGTAACACTTCAGGAGGTAATCTCCAAAAATCAATCATCTGGAAACAGCTCTTCCTCCACCAATGGAAGTCCACCATTTCACGTATATTGTGGTGAAGGTTCAACTATATATGATGTACTACAGAAAATCTCTGCCAGTGAGTATCAAAAAATATATTTTGCCCATACAAAAGCAATAATAGTAGATGAAACACTAGCTAGAAAAAGAGGCATTGCGGACATAGTTGATTTTTATCAAAGGACTACAGAATTAAGACCTAGAACCTGGTTATTAATATCTAAAAGTGGTGAGCTTGATAAAATTATTACTACGGATATAACTTCCATGGATACAGGTTCGCTTATGGAGGAAATTGTAAATAATAGAAATCAAAACTCATATATGGCAATAAACAACATGAAAGACTTTATGTTTCAATTAAATGACAGCCAAGATGCGGCATATACATCAGGAATAAGCATGATGTCTGAAGGAAAATCTAATAAGTTTGTCTTAAAAGATGCCGCTATATTTAAAAATTATAAACTAATTGATTGGTTTAATACTAAAGAAACCAGAGGGCTTTCTCTAGGAACCAACAACATAAAGGGTGGTTATATATCCGTTCCTTTTAATAGTGGGATGCTCTCTCTTAGTATACTAAAAACTAAACTGAAGGTGCATCCAGTAATAAATAAAAATAAAATTCAAATGGATTTACATTTAGATGTACTATCTAATATAAGTGAAAGTTCAACTAAATCTAGTTTCATAGATGAAAATACTATAAAAAAGATTCAAATGGCTGAGAATACATATATAAAAAATGAAATACTCTCATCTATTGAAACCTCGCAAAGCATAAATGCAGATGTATTTAATTTCGGTAATTATATAAATGAATATTATCCTAGAGTATGGGAAAAAATCGAAAAGGATTGGTATAGTTTCTATCCAAAACTTAAAATAAATGTATCTGTTGATTCAAAAATTCAGAACATAGGAAAAAGTTATAAAAGCTTATATAAATAA
- a CDS encoding spore germination protein — protein sequence MFLGKKKSDKASTCTLSEGYSDEDLLNIKLSSSMDKNIDIFKKIIGDSDDFVIRKFLLGTSNTISSAIIYFDSITNNSDIDSNILKPLLNYVYTSNLDSGTKIAKAINLGCLISRAEMKFSDNIKDLIESLSNGSALLLLDGVNKIYVLNVNGHNYRPLSEAEVETVVRGPRDAFNEVLNVNIALIRRRIHSANLTFNSMKIGKITGTKVCVGYIKGLCSSDLVEKVISKLKKLDTNSVLSDSYIEEFINDNHHTLFPQMRNTERPDVASAALLEGRLIIIIDNTPVVLIVPGEFFSMLQSAEDYYNRYVFSSLVRILRYIALIIALVLPAFYIAIVNFHQELIPTKLLVSIIAARTGVPLPNFAEAILMEITFEILREAGVRLPRPVGQAVSIVGALVIGQAAVQASIVSPLMVIVVSLTGIATFSIPQYNISLPIRVLRFVFMLLAAFTGFYGLMLGLLSLLVHLCSIKSFGIPYLSPLAPFKINDLKDVFMRMPYDPSKNTDSKAIHNKKPIE from the coding sequence ATGTTTTTAGGAAAAAAGAAATCCGATAAAGCAAGTACCTGTACATTAAGCGAAGGTTATTCAGATGAGGATTTATTAAATATAAAGCTATCTTCCTCAATGGATAAAAATATAGATATATTCAAAAAAATTATAGGTGATAGTGATGACTTTGTTATCAGGAAATTTCTACTAGGAACGAGTAATACTATTTCTTCAGCTATTATTTATTTTGACAGCATTACAAACAATAGTGATATAGATTCAAATATTTTAAAACCATTACTCAATTATGTTTACACCTCAAACTTAGATAGCGGCACTAAAATAGCAAAAGCAATTAACCTCGGATGTTTAATTTCACGTGCAGAAATGAAATTTAGTGATAATATAAAAGACTTAATTGAAAGCTTGTCAAATGGTAGTGCTTTACTTTTATTAGATGGTGTAAATAAAATATATGTGTTAAATGTAAATGGTCATAACTATAGACCTTTATCTGAAGCTGAAGTTGAAACTGTAGTAAGAGGTCCTAGAGATGCCTTTAATGAAGTATTGAATGTGAACATAGCACTTATAAGGCGAAGAATTCACAGTGCTAATTTAACTTTTAATTCTATGAAAATTGGCAAAATAACTGGAACTAAAGTATGTGTAGGATATATTAAGGGTTTGTGCTCCTCAGATCTTGTAGAAAAAGTTATTTCAAAATTAAAAAAATTAGATACAAATTCCGTTCTCTCAGACAGCTATATAGAGGAATTTATAAATGATAATCATCATACTTTATTTCCACAAATGCGTAATACCGAAAGACCTGATGTTGCATCAGCGGCTCTACTAGAAGGAAGACTTATTATAATCATTGATAATACACCTGTTGTTTTAATTGTACCCGGAGAATTTTTCTCTATGCTACAGTCTGCTGAAGATTATTACAACAGATATGTTTTCTCAAGCTTGGTTCGTATACTTAGATACATAGCACTTATTATAGCACTTGTACTCCCAGCATTTTACATAGCCATTGTAAATTTTCATCAAGAACTAATACCTACTAAGCTTTTAGTTAGTATTATTGCAGCTAGAACCGGTGTTCCACTTCCAAATTTTGCAGAAGCAATTCTTATGGAAATTACCTTTGAAATTTTACGTGAGGCCGGAGTACGTCTTCCAAGACCAGTAGGTCAGGCGGTAAGTATCGTTGGTGCCTTAGTTATAGGTCAGGCTGCTGTTCAGGCCTCTATAGTTTCTCCACTAATGGTAATTGTAGTATCCTTAACTGGTATTGCCACTTTCAGTATTCCTCAATACAACATATCACTTCCCATAAGAGTGCTTAGATTTGTGTTTATGCTTCTAGCTGCCTTTACAGGATTCTATGGATTAATGCTTGGTTTATTAAGTTTGTTGGTGCATTTATGTTCTATAAAAAGCTTTGGAATACCTTATTTATCTCCACTAGCACCGTTTAAAATCAACGACTTAAAGGATGTCTTCATGCGTATGCCTTATGATCCATCAAAAAATACCGACAGCAAAGCTATTCATAATAAAAAGCCCATAGAGTAA
- a CDS encoding TetR/AcrR family transcriptional regulator produces MRTKNKGNAVSNRSKICMEKALLKLMETEDYNEITIQEITDNAGLSRRTFYRNYLSKEEILEDYFHRIWSEYEAKVCLQTDLSLPNIAKIFFSVMSGNLDFLKIVNRHNLLPLFLSQVDELLPSTFNELKGKYMSFSKESIKYALIFSTGGCMRILVQWLNASTIKSPEEMFKITKDIVSIFNYPNC; encoded by the coding sequence ATGCGTACAAAAAATAAAGGAAATGCTGTATCAAACAGATCAAAAATATGTATGGAAAAAGCACTTTTAAAATTGATGGAAACTGAAGACTACAATGAAATCACCATACAAGAAATTACGGATAACGCTGGTCTTTCTAGAAGAACCTTTTATCGTAACTATCTTTCAAAGGAGGAGATTTTGGAGGATTACTTTCACAGGATTTGGTCAGAATATGAAGCCAAAGTCTGCCTTCAAACAGATTTAAGTTTACCTAATATTGCAAAAATATTTTTTAGTGTAATGAGTGGTAACTTAGACTTTTTAAAAATAGTTAATCGTCATAACTTGCTTCCACTCTTTCTTTCACAGGTTGATGAACTTTTGCCGTCAACCTTTAACGAATTAAAGGGTAAATATATGTCTTTTTCAAAGGAAAGTATTAAGTATGCTTTAATCTTTAGTACCGGTGGTTGTATGCGTATTCTTGTACAGTGGTTAAATGCTAGTACTATAAAATCACCAGAGGAAATGTTCAAAATCACAAAGGATATTGTTTCAATTTTTAACTATCCTAATTGTTAA
- a CDS encoding HXXEE domain-containing protein encodes MSTMNVIVWMLPVFFILHDFEEIIFAEIWAKRYEKEIDATFTKKQPFGLRYIHNWRTATFSVGVEFIFLIYTIITLLSVIFNSYFLWYAFFMGLFLHFIFLHLVMCIRFKHYVPGIVTSAIFLIPNLWLLILAEKILKYSLFTNFCACILVIIVTVILMPALHKLMGIFSTWLYRYSKPKKLI; translated from the coding sequence ATGAGTACAATGAATGTTATAGTATGGATGCTTCCAGTTTTCTTCATACTTCATGATTTTGAAGAGATTATATTTGCTGAAATATGGGCAAAGCGTTATGAAAAAGAGATAGATGCCACTTTTACTAAAAAGCAGCCCTTTGGCTTAAGGTATATTCATAATTGGAGAACGGCAACTTTTTCAGTAGGTGTAGAGTTTATATTTTTGATTTATACAATTATAACTTTATTATCTGTAATATTTAATAGCTATTTTTTATGGTATGCTTTCTTTATGGGTCTTTTCTTGCATTTTATTTTTCTTCATTTAGTAATGTGTATTAGATTTAAGCACTATGTACCAGGTATAGTTACATCGGCTATTTTCTTAATACCTAATTTATGGCTTTTAATTTTGGCTGAGAAGATACTTAAATACAGCTTATTTACTAATTTTTGTGCTTGTATTTTAGTGATAATTGTTACTGTAATACTTATGCCTGCCTTGCATAAGCTCATGGGTATATTTTCTACATGGTTATATAGGTATTCAAAGCCAAAAAAACTTATTTAG
- the pelA gene encoding pectate lyase gives MLKSKLKGISSALAITLALTALMITAKPSSTVFAKGPASGTTASIADILKNQQADGGWQKYYGETSGDWAKSCIDNEATYTEIRRLAKEYTKTKNVVYSNAATRGINFLLNMQYQTNGGWPQVYNASGYHKHITYNDDAMINVMYLLDDVSNKKGDFTFIDNAIAAKCKTAVNKGIDCVLKTQVVENGNLTAWGQQHDEVTLKPAGARAYELPSLTASESTNIVKFLETRPSTPQIAASINGAKNWFKASEINGIRVVKANRDVKVVNDPKAGPIWARFYELGTNKPMFVGRNGNVEYKLSDIELERRTGYAWYGSWPSSIIK, from the coding sequence ATGTTAAAATCAAAATTAAAGGGTATATCATCTGCTTTAGCAATAACCTTAGCTTTAACTGCCTTAATGATAACTGCAAAGCCTTCTTCAACTGTATTTGCAAAGGGTCCTGCTAGTGGTACTACTGCAAGCATAGCAGATATTTTAAAAAATCAACAAGCTGATGGTGGTTGGCAAAAATATTATGGAGAAACTAGTGGAGATTGGGCAAAATCCTGCATTGATAATGAAGCTACTTACACAGAAATAAGAAGACTTGCAAAGGAATATACAAAAACAAAAAATGTAGTATATTCTAATGCTGCTACACGTGGAATCAATTTTTTATTAAATATGCAGTATCAAACAAACGGTGGATGGCCACAGGTTTATAATGCTTCTGGTTATCATAAACATATAACTTATAATGATGATGCAATGATAAATGTAATGTATCTTTTAGATGATGTTTCAAATAAAAAAGGTGACTTTACATTTATAGATAATGCAATAGCAGCTAAATGTAAAACTGCAGTTAATAAGGGTATAGATTGTGTATTAAAAACTCAAGTTGTAGAAAATGGAAATTTAACAGCTTGGGGTCAACAGCATGATGAAGTTACTTTAAAACCAGCTGGCGCAAGGGCTTATGAGCTTCCTTCCCTTACTGCTAGTGAAAGTACTAACATTGTTAAGTTTTTAGAGACTAGACCTTCAACTCCTCAAATAGCTGCCTCTATAAACGGAGCAAAGAATTGGTTTAAAGCTTCTGAAATAAATGGTATAAGAGTAGTTAAAGCTAATAGAGATGTTAAGGTTGTTAATGATCCAAAGGCTGGTCCTATATGGGCACGTTTCTATGAACTAGGTACTAATAAACCTATGTTTGTTGGCCGAAATGGTAATGTAGAATACAAGCTTAGTGATATTGAACTTGAAAGAAGAACTGGCTATGCTTGGTACGGAAGCTGGCCTTCATCTATTATAAAATAA